TATTGTTTGGGCATACACATGAGCAGATGATAGAAAAAGATGAGGAATTAATTCTAATGAATCCAGGAAGTATATCTTTACCAAGATTTAAAGGAAGGTATGTTGGATTTATAGAAATAGATGAAGATGGCAATATCGATACATATTTAAAAGAAGTCAATGAGTAGAATATAAGCAATCCTTTGTTGCTATTAAAAGAAATAATTGTGAAATAATTTTAAAAAGGTATTGACGAATTACATTTCATATTGTAGAATAATCATTGTCGCTGAGAGATAAGCGATAAGCAAATGACGAGGTTTAAAGACTTCGGGGTGTGGCGCAGATGGGAGCGCGCGTGGTTTGGGACCATGAGGTCGCAGGTTCAATCCCTGTCACCCCGACCAATAAAGTTAATTATTTTATATGCGCGGGTATCGTATATCGGTAATACTCCAGCCTTCCAAGCTGAAAAGGTGGGTTCGACTCCCACTACCCGCTCCATTAAAAATAAATGCTTAAAAAGTCTTGACAAAGCTTGAAGGACAGGTTACAATAAATAACGTTCTGAAGCACAAGCTTGACAGGATAAAGAAAAGAGTATATAATAATATACGTCTGAAAAATAAAACACTTTAACAAAGGTGAATATGCGTTTTTAGCTCAGCTGGATAGAGCAACGCCCTTCTAAGGCGTGGGCCAGGGGTTCGAATCCCTTAAAACGCACCATTTTAATCGGGGTGTGGCGCAGATGGGAGCGCGCGTGGTTTGGGACCATGAGGTCGCAGGTTCAATCCCTGTCACCCCGACCATTTAAATTAATTATATAAAATATGCGGGTATCGTATATCGGTAATACTCCAGCCTTCCAAGCTGAAAAGGTGGGTTCGACTCCCACTACCCGCTCCATACAAACTTAAGGTTTGTAACATAATAATAAATATGCGTTTTTAGCTCAGCTGGATAGAGCAACGCCCTTCTAAGGCGTGGGCCGGGGGTTCGAATCCCTTAAAACGCACCATTATGGTGAACGTAGTTCAGTTGGTAGAGCGCCAGTTTGTGGCACTGGTTGTCGTGGGTTCGAGTCCCATCGTTCACCCCATACAGGGATATCGCCAAGCGGTAAGGCAATGGACTTTGACTCCATTATTCGTAGGTTCAAATCCTGCTATCCCTGCCACTTTGGTTCACTAGCTCAGTCGGTAGAGCACATGACTTTTAATCATGGTGTCCCGGGTTCGATTCCCGGGTGAGCCACCAAAATTTTTTTATATGCAGGTGTGGCGGAATTGGCAGACGCACTAGACTTAGGATCTAGCGCCTAACGGTGTAAGAGTTCGACTCTCTTCATCTGCACCAAATGAGCGGAAATGACTCAACGGTAGAGTGCCACCTTGCCAAGGTGGAGGCTGCGGGTTCGAATCCCGTTTTCCGCTCCATCAAGTATAATATATGTGCGGGTATCGTATATCGGTAATACTCCAGCCTTCCAAGCTGAAAAGGTGGGTTCGACTCCCACTACCCGCTCCACTTATATGTTTACGTTTTATATGCGTGATTAGCTCAGTTGGTAGAGCACCTGACTCTTAATCAGGGTGTCCAGGGTTCGAATCCCTGATGACGCACCATTAGTAAGCATATTTTGTATGATTACAAAAAAAAGTTTGAAACAAGCTTTGGAGTTTATTTCAAATACAGGGATATCGCCAAGCGGTAAGGCAATGGACTTTGACTCCATTATTCGTAGGTTCAAATCCTGCTATCCCTGCCATTTTGGTTCACTAGCTCAGTCGGTAGAGCACATGACTTTTAATCATGGTGTCCCGGGTTCGATTCCCGGGTGAGCCACCAAAATTTTTTTATATGCAGGTGTGGCGGAATTGGCAGACGCACTAGACTTAGGATCTAGCGCCTAACGGTGTAAGAGTTCGACTCTCTTCATCTGCACCAAATAAGCGGAAATGACTCAACGGTAGAGTGCCACCTTGCCAAGGTGGAGGCTGCGGGTTCGAATCCCGTTTTCCGCTCCATCAAGTATAATATGTTGCGCGGGTATCGTATATCGGTAATACTCCAGCCTTCCAAGCTGAAAAGGTGGGTTCGACTCCCACTACCCGCTCCATAAAAAAATAAACATGATAAAAAAATATATGCGGGTATCGTATATCGGTAATACTCCAGCCTTCCAAGCTGAAAAGGTGGGTTCGACTCCCACTACCCGCTCCAACAAAACAACTGTAAACAGTTGTTTTTATTTATATTTAAGCCAATATGCACTTGTAGTTCAGTTGGATAGAGCGTTGGACTTCGAATCCAGAAGTCGTGAGTTCGAATCTCACCAAGTGCACCATAAAACTAGTAATACCAACACTTTAGAAAAACACTAAAGTGTTGGTATTTTGCTTTTACCACACTTTTAACACAGTTGATAGAACCAAGTATATCAATAATTAGAGTGTACTTAATATATACACTTGATATAAAAATAAAAAATTAATCTGCAATGAAACTTTATATAAGCATTATTTCGGCTATAATATAAATATCAAACAATGTGAAGTTTTATGTGGATAAGTATAAAAATAAAGACAAAGGTTGTGAATAAAATTATTTTTAATGTTAAAATAGAAATATAGATATTTAGATTTAATGGTAAGCAGTAAAGGATTAGGGGAAAATTGATTTAAGCATGGAAGTACTGATTTATTTAATAGTTTACTATTAAAAGAAAAGATAGAACGAATAGCAGGCGAAGAATTAATGAGCGTTATTGTTATAATATGGTAAAGGTTTTGAGAGACTTTTATAATTAAAGATACTTGAAACAGAAAGGAGAGGGTAAGAATGCAAAATATAGATTATAAAAAATTTCTGCAAGTACTACAAGAAACTAAAGGAATTCATAATTCATTAAATGAAATACTAAAATATGATTTTATATATCATTCAAATAAAATAGAAGGAAGTACGTTTACAACAGAAGCTCTGCAACTTTTATTTGAAAAGAATATAGTTAAGGGAACTCATAAACTAGACGATGTTCAAGAAACAGTAAATTCATTTTATACATTTGATATGGTAATTGATACTTTAGATAAAAAGCTGACTTTAGACATGATAAAAGAATGGCATGGTAGTCTAATGTATAGGACTAGTTTATATGATATGGGACTTGCTGGAATATTTAAAAAATATCAAAATAAAATACTTGGAGCTGATTTTGAAACAGCAAGTCCTTTAGAAGTTGAAGATAAATTAAATATTTTAATCAATAATTTTAATTCACTGGAAAAAGTAACAATTGAGGACATAGCAAGATTTCATTTAGAATTTGAAGTTATTCATCCATTTCAAGATGGCAATGGTAGAATAGGACGATTCATATATTTAAAGCAGTTATTAGATAATAGATTAGAACTAAAGTATATGAATGGTGAATCAGCTGACAAATATAAGAGCGCATTAGGTGTGGCTTCTAAAGATGATATAAAATCATTAGTTCAGTATATAGAAGATCAAAAAGATTTTATAGTAGAAAATAAAAATATGTTTTAATAATTGGTGCTATGCAGAAAAATAAAATGTAATTATAAAGGTGGCGAATAACCGGCGAATATGGAGCGAAGAATTAATCAGGTGATTATTTTATAATATTGTAAAGCTTTCAGGAGATTTTTATTAATGAAGAGATTTTGCAGACATTGTCTGCAAAATTGTCATAGCATAGTTTTATAAATTCATTCTATAAAATTATAGAAATCAATAAAAAAATCTGTAGAAAATTTTATTTTAAAGAAATTGGAGTAAATAAGATTTTCAAAGAATCTTACGTTAGAATTTAATATTGATAATATTAATATTAAAATATCAAACCCGAGTCCTATATTTAAACTTATATTTAAAAGATTTATTAATTGGGGATGGGAGTATTTTATGAATAAGGCAATTATTATTGGTGCAAGTAGCGGTATTGGAAGAGAATTAGCAAAAATTTTTTCAAAAGAGAAATATGATCTTGGATTAGTTGCAAGAAGAAGTAACTTGTTATTTGAACTTCAAAAAGAACTACCTACAAAGTCATATGTTAAAAGTATTGATATTTCAAAACAAGACGAGGCAATGATACAATTAACTGAATTGATTAGTGAAATGGATGGCGTAGATTTAATTATAATAACTTCAGGTATTGGAGATTTAAATGAAGAATTAAATTGGAATAAAGAAAAAGAAGTAATTGATGTTAATGTATCTGGAGTGACATCAATGATAAATATTTCATTAAAACATTTCATGAAAAAAAACTCTGGCCAATTAGTGGTAATATCATCTGTTGGAGGTCTAAGAGGAAGTAGAGGAGCACCTTCATATAATGCCTCTAAAGCATTTCTTTCTAATTATCTAGAAGGAATTAGATGTAAAGTTAGAAAAAGTAACTCTAATATAACAATAACAGATATTAGACCTGGATTAATAGATACAGATATGGCTAAAGGAGAAGGATTATTTTGGGTTCAACCGCTTGAGAAAGTATCATATCAAATATATGATAAAATCAAACAAAAAAAGAAAATAGCATATATAACTAAAAGGTGGGGAATTGTTGCATTTATTTTAAAGCATATGCCTGATAGACTTTATTATAAATTATAAAATTAAATAACAGATTGTAAAATGGAATGGGGTTACACACAAGACGGATTTCAAAGAATGATAAAAGCATTAAGAATTTATATAAGATGTGATTTGGGAATAGTAAACCTAGGGAATGGAATGAGTATATTCTATCTATGTAAACATAAATAATAACTTTATATTATCAACTATATAAATTAAATGTAATATTTTTTATATCCCCCCTATTTAAGGGGATTTTTTATTTAGGGGAATTATACCACACAGCCTCCATTTAGACACACAATTTTCCATAAATTAAATTCTAAGAATACATAACCACAAATAAGTTATAGTATGATACATAATACATAAATTCATAATAATAGGGACAATATATAGATTTATTTTTACTTAAGTTTATATACTATCCCTTTATTTTATATTATTTATAATTTGATTTCGACTTATCAAGTTTAAGTTGTTCTTCACCCCATATATATAATTCCTTAAATGTGGGAAGCAAGGCTTTACCTCTTTCTGTCAAAGAATATTCAACCCTAGGAGGAATGGTTTCATATTGAGTTCTAACAATTAGCTTATGTTCTTCTAATTCTTTTAAGGACTTTGTAAGCATCATATTAGTAATACCTTTAATTTTTCGTTTTAATTCATTATATCTAGTAAAATCTTTGCTAGATAAACACCACAAGATAGGTAGTTTCCATTTTTGACCTAAAATATCAAGTGCATATATAACAGGACATTTTCTTTCATATATATTATCAGCAGGGAATTCTTTATCATAATTCATATAATCACCCATAAACACAACTCCTTCAAAGTCAATAGTATACTTTTTATACTAAAACAGAAAAAACTGCATACTTGTATATCTGTGTTCTTATGTTACATTAATTATAACAAAGAAATTAATAATAAAGAACTATAAAGAAAAATATATAGAAAGAGGAGTGCTAATATGAAAGTTTATGGTATTAACGGAAGTCCAAGAAAAAATAAAAATACAGCCACATTACTTCAAAAAGCTTTAGATGGAGTAAAAGAATCTGCAAAAGATAAGGAAATTGAAATTGAAATAATTAATTTATATGATTTAAACTATACTGGGTGCAAAAGTTGCTTTGCATGCAAAAGACTTGGAAGTAAAAGTTATGGAAAATGCGCAGTAAAAGACGATCTTCAAGAAGTTTTAGAAAAGGTATCTCAAGCTGATGGGCTTATTTTTAGTTCTCCAGTATATTTTAGTAATGTAACAGGTCAATTACTATCATTTTTAGAAAGACTATTATTCCCCTACCTTGTGTATGATAATAATGGTACGTCACTGGCGCCAAAGAGGATGCCAACAGCATTCATTTATACAATGA
The window above is part of the Clostridium saccharoperbutylacetonicum N1-4(HMT) genome. Proteins encoded here:
- a CDS encoding Fic family protein; translation: MQNIDYKKFLQVLQETKGIHNSLNEILKYDFIYHSNKIEGSTFTTEALQLLFEKNIVKGTHKLDDVQETVNSFYTFDMVIDTLDKKLTLDMIKEWHGSLMYRTSLYDMGLAGIFKKYQNKILGADFETASPLEVEDKLNILINNFNSLEKVTIEDIARFHLEFEVIHPFQDGNGRIGRFIYLKQLLDNRLELKYMNGESADKYKSALGVASKDDIKSLVQYIEDQKDFIVENKNMF
- a CDS encoding winged helix-turn-helix transcriptional regulator, whose product is MGDYMNYDKEFPADNIYERKCPVIYALDILGQKWKLPILWCLSSKDFTRYNELKRKIKGITNMMLTKSLKELEEHKLIVRTQYETIPPRVEYSLTERGKALLPTFKELYIWGEEQLKLDKSKSNYK
- a CDS encoding flavodoxin family protein; protein product: MKVYGINGSPRKNKNTATLLQKALDGVKESAKDKEIEIEIINLYDLNYTGCKSCFACKRLGSKSYGKCAVKDDLQEVLEKVSQADGLIFSSPVYFSNVTGQLLSFLERLLFPYLVYDNNGTSLAPKRMPTAFIYTMNVKEELMKQIGYLKTFERMEFNIGHIFTKPLVMYSNNTYQFDDYSKYKVESFSEEEKAEYRKIQFPLDCQKAFEIGVNLIKN
- a CDS encoding SDR family NAD(P)-dependent oxidoreductase, with the translated sequence MNKAIIIGASSGIGRELAKIFSKEKYDLGLVARRSNLLFELQKELPTKSYVKSIDISKQDEAMIQLTELISEMDGVDLIIITSGIGDLNEELNWNKEKEVIDVNVSGVTSMINISLKHFMKKNSGQLVVISSVGGLRGSRGAPSYNASKAFLSNYLEGIRCKVRKSNSNITITDIRPGLIDTDMAKGEGLFWVQPLEKVSYQIYDKIKQKKKIAYITKRWGIVAFILKHMPDRLYYKL